The Setaria viridis chromosome 6, Setaria_viridis_v4.0, whole genome shotgun sequence genome contains a region encoding:
- the LOC117860961 gene encoding WPP domain-associated protein isoform X1, whose protein sequence is MGRAANERGGQRSAAATCPAPPHHGCTAAAVAVQGSTERWRGKIGWRRRRKAAAFGVPEPPLAPTGGGTGSGKREKLCRSTHSQIEMAESLDVAPDDANGSAAVQIEPSHEDVLCHDLDSMASLYDEVIAGLNISKFMTDTVMMGILADVQQEAAWQIASKDADIASLNQKVQQLENSSLILHEGRDKRYDEFYYLREQLDTISKSLLSSEWGFLGSQLNSEGSEDASKQRSKEKFRNGVAKKICSEEEVFADPKLLKHMDNDNLIAYFNKSMNEMKRQHDTVVHGQTEEIFKLKRDLLKKEGPNPWHLRNNKELEHMRKKIGEVLSKLDVLLLENKRTFVRSKIDAFPGQHDKNNVVDSDVMQLQGGATNNEEPWSIPTQAPHVETDHKKHIIRLESDIEDASTAATIREEVEKIVMKEFFSEMKIRLHGYEMELDMKHEVCSVIQNEAVAQAMFDSLLLEKKGCAEEESKQKQKIENLKRIVDSFTEVVRKKEEFVSQIGLRAMEARVGSLCHEIDLLREKVGKQDSYISEKNKEFDIIMGRLEQAQQHVQNDDAILSELNDRFRTVSASLKELEKQNQVLHTIIEEKEKGLTSAVSKDKELNEFMESVVKSVRGFEKFMSDQLTVIANKVQHNESRFCVLKEQCKHLVKEGNLLRKKALRYKEISETRGSNLQKAELEVDLLGDEVEALTDLLAKVYIALDHYSPVLQHYTGVMETLTMIKKHISMAN, encoded by the exons ATGGGCCGGGCCGCAAACGAGAGGGGAGGTCAGCGCTCAGCGGCGGCAACCTGCCCAGCACCACCCCACCACGGCTGCACGGCAGCAGCAGTCGCAGTCCAAGGCAGCACTGAACGGTGGCGGGGGAAAatagggtggaggaggaggagaaaggcgGCTGCTTTCGGTGTCCCCGAACCACCCCTCGCCCCCACTGGCGGCGGCACTGGCAGCGGCAAGCGAGAAAAG CTGTGTCGATCGACTCACAGTCAGATAGAAATGGCAGAGAGCTTGGATGTAGCGCCTGATGATGCCAATGGAAGTGCTGCAGTTCAGATTGAACCTTCCCATGAAGACGTCTTGTGCCATGACCTTGACAGTATGGCTTCTTTGTATGATGAAGTCATTGCCGGGCTTAACATTTCAAAGTTTATGACTGACACAGTCATGATGGGGATTTTAGCTGATGTGCAGCAAGAAGCAGCTTGGCAGATTGCTTCCAAGGATGCAGATATAGCATCACTGAACCAAAAGGTTCAGCAGCTCGAAAATAGCAGCTTAATTTTACATGAGGGCCGGGATAAAAGATATGATGAATTTTATTATCTTCGCGAGCAGCTTGATACCATTTCAAAGTCACTATTGAGTTCTGAATGGGGTTTCTTGGGATCACAGCTTAACTCTGAAGGTTCAGAAGATGCGAGCAAGCAGAGGAGCAAGGAAAAATTTAGAAATGGTGTAGCAAAGAAAATATGTTCTGAAGAAGAGGTTTTTGCTGATCCAAAACTGCTGAAGCACATGGATAATGATAATTTGATAGCCTATTTTAATAAATCGATGAATGAGATGAAAAGGCAGCATGATACAGTTGTGCATGGGCAGACAGAAGAGATATTCAAACTAAAGCGCGACCTCCTGAAAAAAGAAGGACCTAATCCTTGGCATTTACGAAACAACAAAGAACTTGAGCACATGAGGAAGAAAATAGGGGAAGTCCTCTCAAAGTTGGATGTGCTTCTCTTAGAGAATAAAAGAACCTTCGTTCGCAGCAAGATAGATGCCTTCCCTGGTCAACATGACAAGAACAATGTAGTAGATTCCGATGTCATGCAGCTACAAGGTGGTGCAACTAATAACGAAGAACCTTGGTCTATTCCAACTCAGGCTCCGCATGTAGAGACAGATCATAAAAAGCATATTATAAGGCTTGAATCTGACATTGAAGATGCCAGCACTGCAGCCACCATTAGAGAAGAGGTAGAAAAGATTGTCATGAAAGAGTTCTTTAGTGAAATGAAAATAAGATTGCATGGTTATGAGATGGAGCTTGATATGAAGCATGAAGTTTGCTCAGTAATTCAGAATGAGGCTGTTGCTCAAGCAATGTTTGATTCTTTGTTGTTGGAGAAAAAGGGTTGTGCTGAAGAGGAATCTAAACAGAAGCAAAAGATTGAGAACTTGAAGCGAATTGTGGATTCTTTTACTGAAGTAGTCAGGAAAAAGGAGGAATTTGTGTCACAGATTGGATTGAGGGCAATGGAGGCTCGTGTGGGCTCTCTGTGCCATGAAATTGATTTGCTAAGAGAAAAAGTGGGAAAGCAAGATTCCTACATATCTGAAAAAAACAAGGAGTTTGATATCATTATGGGCAGGTTGGAGCAAGCTCAGCAGCATGTTCAGAATGATGATGCTATTTTGAGTGAGTTGAATGATAGATTCAGAACCGTTTCAGCCTCCCTAaaggagttggagaaacaaaaccAAGTTCTGCATACTATcattgaagaaaaagagaagggatTGACATCTGCTGTTTCCAAAGACAAGGAATTGAATGAATTCATGGAAAGTGTTGTTAAATCTGTGAGAGGTTTTGAAAAATTCATGTCGGATCAACTAACTGTTATTGCGAATAAAGTCCAGCACAATGAATCAAG GTTCTGTGTATTAAAAGAACAATGTAAACACCTTGTAAAAGAAGGCAATCTTTTAAGGAAGAAGGCACTGCGATACAAAGAGATATCTGAGACAAGAGGCTCTAATCTTCAGAAAGCTGAGCTCGAG GTCGATTTACTTGGTGATGAGGTTGAGGCCTTAACAGATCTTCTTGCAAAAGTTTACATTGCACTCGACCACTATTCTCCAGTCCTGCAACACTATACTGGT GTTATGGAGACCTTGACCATGATTAAGAAACATATTAGCATGGCAAATTGA
- the LOC117860961 gene encoding WPP domain-associated protein isoform X2 has translation MAESLDVAPDDANGSAAVQIEPSHEDVLCHDLDSMASLYDEVIAGLNISKFMTDTVMMGILADVQQEAAWQIASKDADIASLNQKVQQLENSSLILHEGRDKRYDEFYYLREQLDTISKSLLSSEWGFLGSQLNSEGSEDASKQRSKEKFRNGVAKKICSEEEVFADPKLLKHMDNDNLIAYFNKSMNEMKRQHDTVVHGQTEEIFKLKRDLLKKEGPNPWHLRNNKELEHMRKKIGEVLSKLDVLLLENKRTFVRSKIDAFPGQHDKNNVVDSDVMQLQGGATNNEEPWSIPTQAPHVETDHKKHIIRLESDIEDASTAATIREEVEKIVMKEFFSEMKIRLHGYEMELDMKHEVCSVIQNEAVAQAMFDSLLLEKKGCAEEESKQKQKIENLKRIVDSFTEVVRKKEEFVSQIGLRAMEARVGSLCHEIDLLREKVGKQDSYISEKNKEFDIIMGRLEQAQQHVQNDDAILSELNDRFRTVSASLKELEKQNQVLHTIIEEKEKGLTSAVSKDKELNEFMESVVKSVRGFEKFMSDQLTVIANKVQHNESRFCVLKEQCKHLVKEGNLLRKKALRYKEISETRGSNLQKAELEVDLLGDEVEALTDLLAKVYIALDHYSPVLQHYTGVMETLTMIKKHISMAN, from the exons ATGGCAGAGAGCTTGGATGTAGCGCCTGATGATGCCAATGGAAGTGCTGCAGTTCAGATTGAACCTTCCCATGAAGACGTCTTGTGCCATGACCTTGACAGTATGGCTTCTTTGTATGATGAAGTCATTGCCGGGCTTAACATTTCAAAGTTTATGACTGACACAGTCATGATGGGGATTTTAGCTGATGTGCAGCAAGAAGCAGCTTGGCAGATTGCTTCCAAGGATGCAGATATAGCATCACTGAACCAAAAGGTTCAGCAGCTCGAAAATAGCAGCTTAATTTTACATGAGGGCCGGGATAAAAGATATGATGAATTTTATTATCTTCGCGAGCAGCTTGATACCATTTCAAAGTCACTATTGAGTTCTGAATGGGGTTTCTTGGGATCACAGCTTAACTCTGAAGGTTCAGAAGATGCGAGCAAGCAGAGGAGCAAGGAAAAATTTAGAAATGGTGTAGCAAAGAAAATATGTTCTGAAGAAGAGGTTTTTGCTGATCCAAAACTGCTGAAGCACATGGATAATGATAATTTGATAGCCTATTTTAATAAATCGATGAATGAGATGAAAAGGCAGCATGATACAGTTGTGCATGGGCAGACAGAAGAGATATTCAAACTAAAGCGCGACCTCCTGAAAAAAGAAGGACCTAATCCTTGGCATTTACGAAACAACAAAGAACTTGAGCACATGAGGAAGAAAATAGGGGAAGTCCTCTCAAAGTTGGATGTGCTTCTCTTAGAGAATAAAAGAACCTTCGTTCGCAGCAAGATAGATGCCTTCCCTGGTCAACATGACAAGAACAATGTAGTAGATTCCGATGTCATGCAGCTACAAGGTGGTGCAACTAATAACGAAGAACCTTGGTCTATTCCAACTCAGGCTCCGCATGTAGAGACAGATCATAAAAAGCATATTATAAGGCTTGAATCTGACATTGAAGATGCCAGCACTGCAGCCACCATTAGAGAAGAGGTAGAAAAGATTGTCATGAAAGAGTTCTTTAGTGAAATGAAAATAAGATTGCATGGTTATGAGATGGAGCTTGATATGAAGCATGAAGTTTGCTCAGTAATTCAGAATGAGGCTGTTGCTCAAGCAATGTTTGATTCTTTGTTGTTGGAGAAAAAGGGTTGTGCTGAAGAGGAATCTAAACAGAAGCAAAAGATTGAGAACTTGAAGCGAATTGTGGATTCTTTTACTGAAGTAGTCAGGAAAAAGGAGGAATTTGTGTCACAGATTGGATTGAGGGCAATGGAGGCTCGTGTGGGCTCTCTGTGCCATGAAATTGATTTGCTAAGAGAAAAAGTGGGAAAGCAAGATTCCTACATATCTGAAAAAAACAAGGAGTTTGATATCATTATGGGCAGGTTGGAGCAAGCTCAGCAGCATGTTCAGAATGATGATGCTATTTTGAGTGAGTTGAATGATAGATTCAGAACCGTTTCAGCCTCCCTAaaggagttggagaaacaaaaccAAGTTCTGCATACTATcattgaagaaaaagagaagggatTGACATCTGCTGTTTCCAAAGACAAGGAATTGAATGAATTCATGGAAAGTGTTGTTAAATCTGTGAGAGGTTTTGAAAAATTCATGTCGGATCAACTAACTGTTATTGCGAATAAAGTCCAGCACAATGAATCAAG GTTCTGTGTATTAAAAGAACAATGTAAACACCTTGTAAAAGAAGGCAATCTTTTAAGGAAGAAGGCACTGCGATACAAAGAGATATCTGAGACAAGAGGCTCTAATCTTCAGAAAGCTGAGCTCGAG GTCGATTTACTTGGTGATGAGGTTGAGGCCTTAACAGATCTTCTTGCAAAAGTTTACATTGCACTCGACCACTATTCTCCAGTCCTGCAACACTATACTGGT GTTATGGAGACCTTGACCATGATTAAGAAACATATTAGCATGGCAAATTGA
- the LOC117860964 gene encoding uncharacterized protein produces the protein MGGYENGDSPAEDGVILGVDGGTTNTVCVCLPAAMPTPESPAAVPVVARAVAGCSNRNSVGESAALETLEQVMTQALAMANTDRSAVRAVCLAVSGVNHPSDQQRMLEWIRDLFPGNTKFYVENDAVAALSSGTMGRLHGCVLIAGTGCIAYGVTEDGKVARAAGAGPVLGDWGSGYGIAAQALTAVIKAHDGRGPQTSLTRDILEKLELSSPDEIIGWTYADPSWARIAALVPVVVSSAEDGDEVANKILHDSVQELADTVIAVVRRLRLCGEDENDKFPLVLVGGVLEGNKRWNISGEVIKCISKVFPGTDPIWPEVEPAIGAALLAWSHHRKGLKLENGS, from the exons ATGGGCGGCTACGAGAACGGCGACTCGCCGGCGGAGGACGGCGTCATCCTGGGCGTGGACGGCGGCACCACCAACACCGTCTGCGTCTGCCTGCCGGCCGCAATGCCGACGCCGGagtcccccgccgccgtccccgtggTCGcacgcgccgtcgccggctgcTCCAACCGCAACTCCGTTGGAG AAAGCGCTGCGTTGGAAACTCTAGAGCAGGTCATGACACAGGCTCTCGCAATGGCCAACACAGATCGTTCAGCTGTCCGTGCAGTTTGTTTAGCTGTATCTGGAGTTAACCACCCATCAGATCAGCAGAGGATGCTGGAATGGATCCG GGATCTGTTCCCAGGCAATACCAAGTTTTATGTGGAAAATGACGCTGTGGCAGCTCTGTCTAGTGGGACAATGGGAAGGCTGCATGGCTGCGTGTTGATTGCGGGCACTGGATGCATTGCTTATGGGGTCACAGAAGATGGAAAAGTGGCAAGAGCAGCTGGCGCTGGGCCTGTTTTGGGCGACTGGGGTAG TGGATATGGCATTGCTGCACAGGCCCTGACAGCAGTAATAAAAGCACATGATGGTCGTGGACCACAAACTAGTCTTACAAGAGATATCCTTGAGAAGCTTGAACTTTCGTCACCAGATGAAATCATTGG GTGGACATATGCAGATCCGTCTTGGGCTCGTATTGCAGCACTTGTACCTGTAGTGGTATCTTCTGCTGAAGATGGTGATGAAGTAGCTAACAAAATTTTGCATGATTCAGTGCAAGAGTTAGCTGATACTGTTATAGCTGTTGTTCGGCGTCTTAGATTGTGTGGTGAAG ATGAAAATGACAAATTCCCTCTTGTTTTGGTTGGAGGGGTCCTTGAAGGAAATAAAAGGTGGAATATTAGTGGTGAGGTCATAAAATGCATTTCCAAGGTCTTCCCAGGCACCGATCCTATTTGGCCTGAG GTTGAACCTGCAATTGGTGCCGCCTTACTCGCTTGGAGCCATCATCGCAAAGGATTGAAGCTGGAGAATGGAAGTTGA